A region from the Lolium perenne isolate Kyuss_39 chromosome 4, Kyuss_2.0, whole genome shotgun sequence genome encodes:
- the LOC127292286 gene encoding uncharacterized protein isoform X2: MTGGDPMDVISLDDWELLPDQESSFFMEYTVGDEEAKKPHQPPLFQDASDPVVEFKDIGVVHTQLSQEESASKVSEVLISDADDEELIKWRAVVEEVCEKDEVMVEAAPDLRDEEEEGVKGDRAGLECVGFSVGKLRVNGAGALCSFGVAAATFCIFLLGGKPQNQKKVQSQKMQFQMYADDERIHQAVERASMLNQAMSSVMGGASTRASISFGGYYDGF; encoded by the exons ATGACCGGAGGGGATCCCATGGATGTAATCAGCCTGGATGACTGGGAGCTCCTGCCTGACCAGGAGAGCTCCTTCTTCATGGAGTACACTGTTGGTG ACGAAGAAGCCAAGAAACCACATCAGCCACCATTGTTCCAAGATGCCTCTGATCCCGTCGTCGAATTCAAGGACATCGGTGTCGTGCACACCCAGTTGAGCCAAGAGGAGTCCGCGTCAAAGGTGTCTGAGGTGCTGATCTCTGACGCGGATGACGAGGAGCTGATCAAGTGGCGTGCTGTTGTCGAGGAAGTTTGTGAGAAGGACGAGGTGATGGTGGAAGCAGCACCTGATCTacgcgacgaggaggaagaaggtgtCAAGGGAGACAGGGCAGGGCTGGAATGCGTAGGTTTCAGTGTCGGGAAACTGCGGGTGAACGGTGCTGGGGCACTCTGCTCGTTTGGGGTTGCGGCTGCCACCTTCTGCATCTTCCTGCTTGGCGGCAAGCCACAGAACCAGAAGAAGGTGCAGAGCCAGAAGATGCAGTTCCAGATGTATGCGGACGATGAG AGGATTCACCAGGCTGTGGAGCGGGCCTCGATGTTGAACCAGGCTATGTCGTCTGTCATGGGAGGCGCATCCACTAGGGCAAGCATATCATTCGGTGGCTACTATGATGGTTTTTGA
- the LOC127292286 gene encoding uncharacterized protein isoform X1, whose translation MTGGDPMDVISLDDWELLPDQESSFFMEYTVGGKDQILLGADLVMINMDHFTPASHSSPYNCILDEEAKKPHQPPLFQDASDPVVEFKDIGVVHTQLSQEESASKVSEVLISDADDEELIKWRAVVEEVCEKDEVMVEAAPDLRDEEEEGVKGDRAGLECVGFSVGKLRVNGAGALCSFGVAAATFCIFLLGGKPQNQKKVQSQKMQFQMYADDERIHQAVERASMLNQAMSSVMGGASTRASISFGGYYDGF comes from the exons ATGACCGGAGGGGATCCCATGGATGTAATCAGCCTGGATGACTGGGAGCTCCTGCCTGACCAGGAGAGCTCCTTCTTCATGGAGTACACTGTTGGTGGTAAGGACCAGATCTTGTTGGGGGCTGACTTGGTCATGATCAACATGGACCACTTCACCCCTGCATCTCACTCTTCTCCCTATAATTGCATCTTAGACGAAGAAGCCAAGAAACCACATCAGCCACCATTGTTCCAAGATGCCTCTGATCCCGTCGTCGAATTCAAGGACATCGGTGTCGTGCACACCCAGTTGAGCCAAGAGGAGTCCGCGTCAAAGGTGTCTGAGGTGCTGATCTCTGACGCGGATGACGAGGAGCTGATCAAGTGGCGTGCTGTTGTCGAGGAAGTTTGTGAGAAGGACGAGGTGATGGTGGAAGCAGCACCTGATCTacgcgacgaggaggaagaaggtgtCAAGGGAGACAGGGCAGGGCTGGAATGCGTAGGTTTCAGTGTCGGGAAACTGCGGGTGAACGGTGCTGGGGCACTCTGCTCGTTTGGGGTTGCGGCTGCCACCTTCTGCATCTTCCTGCTTGGCGGCAAGCCACAGAACCAGAAGAAGGTGCAGAGCCAGAAGATGCAGTTCCAGATGTATGCGGACGATGAG AGGATTCACCAGGCTGTGGAGCGGGCCTCGATGTTGAACCAGGCTATGTCGTCTGTCATGGGAGGCGCATCCACTAGGGCAAGCATATCATTCGGTGGCTACTATGATGGTTTTTGA